In Blastocatellia bacterium, the genomic window TCGGTGGGGGCCTTTCATCGGCGGCAACGGTTTTCTCCCTCGATCCGCGTGGTTTGGCGGGCTATTTTCGGAGGAACGATGACGAGACTCAAAGTGATTGCTGCGATTCTGGCCGTCTATGGTTTCTTCATGCTCAGCGGGGGAATCGTCGCGGATGCCTTCGGATTGCCGCCCAGAGCGCAGGTGGGGATGGCGGTCGGAGGGTTCCTCCTGCTCGTTTCGGCATTCGGATTATGGCGGCAGCGCCGGTGGGCAGCCGTGCTGGCGGTCGTGAGTCTGCTGACGATCAGCGGGGTGGTTTACTACAACGACTATCTGACCGATGGGACGGGCCAGGTTCACTGGCCGAGTCATTTGATTCGGGGACTGGTGGGGCTCGTTCTCATCGTCCTGATCCTCCGCGGCTGGAGGGTCTTAAAGTGAGGGATGACGGGCTCCCCCTTTCACTCGGTGAGCCAGTTGTAGTAGGATATGTCCCGGCTTTCAGGCAGAGGTGATCGTCAGGCATGACACAGGTTTACATCAAAGACGTGGGACGGTACGTTAACCAGGAGGTCACGCTCAAAGGCTGGCTCTACAATCTGCGGTCGAGCGGAAAGATTCTCTTCCCGCAAATTCGTGATGGCTCCGGCATCATTCAAGGCGTGGTGGTGAAATCGGCGGTGTCACCGGAGGTGTGGGAGGGATTTGAACGTCTCACGCAAGAATCCTCGATCATCGTACGGGGGCGCGTGCGGGAAGACAAGCGGGCCCCTGGAGGATATGAGATTGATGTCAACGACTTGCAGATCGTGCAGATCGCCGAGCCCTATCCCCTGGGGAAGAAGGATCACGGCATTGACTTCCTCATGGATCATCGGCATCTGTGGCTGCGATCGCGTCGCCCTCATGCCGTTTTGAAAGTTCGGCACGAGGTCATTCGAGCGATCCGCGACTTCTTCGATTCCAACGGGTTTGTCCTCTGCGATGCCCCTATTTTCACTCCGGCGGCCTGTGAGGGAACGACGACGCTGTTCGAGGTGAATTATTTTGACGAGCAGAAAGCCTATCTCACACAGTCGGGCCAGCTCTATAACGAAGCGGCCTGCATGGCCTTTGGCAAAGTCTACTGTTTTGGGCCGACCTTTCGGGCTGAACGATCCAAGACGCGACGGCACCTGACGGAGTTCTGGATGGTCGAGCCGGAGGTGGCCCACGCCACGCTCGAGGACATGATGCAGCTTGGCGAGCAGTTGATCCTGTACATCTTGGGTCGCGTCCTGGAGGCGAATCGAGCGGAGCTGGCCGTGCTGGAGCGAGATGTGTCGAAGCTCGAACGCATCGCGCCTCCTTTTCCGCGTCTGACCTACGAAGAAGCGGGCCGCCTGCTTCACCAGGCGGGTATTCCTTTTGAATGGGGCGACGATTTCGGCTCTCCACAGGAGACCTTCCTGTCCCAGCAGTTTGATCGCCCCGTGATGATCCATCGGTATCCGGCGGCGGTGAAGGCGTTTTACATGGAGCCTGATCCGGAACGGCCGGACCTGGCCCTCTGCGTGGATGTTCTGGCTCCGGAAGGATACGGCGAGATCATCGGCGGAGGGCAACGGATAGCGTCGCTGGAGCTGCTCGAGGAGCGCCTTCGTCAGCACCAGCTTCCCCGCGAGGCCTTCGAGTGGTATCTCGATCTTCGACGATTCGGTTCGGTCCCTCATGCGGGTTTTGGCATGGGGATTGAACGGGTCGTCGCCTGGATCTGCGGTCTGGAGCATGTCCGCGAAGCGATTCCTTTCCCCCGCATGCTTTACCGCTTGAGGCCCTGAAAGGGAAGGTCCTACTGATCGTGGAAGGGGGGAACCGTGGGGGTCTTCGACATCTACGACAAATTGAAAGACAAGTTGGGCGAAGAAGAGACCCGGCTGCTCATGCAATACTTCGACGAACGGTTTCTGGCCGGCGTCGCCACCAAGGGGGATCTCAACAAATCAACGGCGGAGCTGAAAGCCGTCGAGGAGCGCCTCAACGCGCGGTTGGAAGAGCTGACCAAGCGGGTGCGCACGGAGATCAAAGCCCTGGAGGAGCGCCTCGGCGGTCGCCTGGAACCGCTCGATCATCAGGTGGCCGAACAGGGGCGCAGCCTGGAGGCGCGCTTGCGGGAGTTCGAGGCGCGATTCCAGCAGAACGTCGCCCCGGTGCTGGAGCAATTCGGCGGGACAGTTCAACAGCTCAACGAACGCCTCGACGGACGCCTGCATGAATTCGACGAGCGCCTGGGAGCTGCCCTCACCGGCTTGCCCGAACGGGTCAATCGCAGCCTCGGGTCTCTCGATCAACGCCTGGTGGACGAAATCAAATCGCTCCAGGAATGGATCCGCATGCGCATTGAGTCGCACGAGGAGAATCTGGCCGGCGAGATCAAGAAGGCCAAGGGAACTCTCATCTTCTGGATGTTCACCTTCTGGCTCATCACCGTTGTCGTAATTCTCGGTACGCGGTTGCTCCTTCGTTAGAAGGCACAGGTGGAGCGGTATGACCCGACCTGACACCGCCATACGCTCGTTCGTCCAACGGACTCATCCTGCTCATACGGAGGTGACAGCTCATGCTTCCCACGCTCCACGATACATCACCCGTGCTGCTTGATTCTCCTCTGGGACGCGTTTCTCGGACCAGGACTCGGAGGTGGAGGCGCAGGATCCCGTTCGCTGTGGACCCCACACGACTCTTTCTTCGCTTCATCGAAATGGCCGAACTGCGGCCGGGGCACACCGTCATGGACGTCACGTTCCAGGGCAGTTTGTTTGCTCTTCAACTGCTTCGGCTGGTCGAACCTCAGGGAAAGGTTGTCTGCGTCGCCTTCACTCCCGACCATCTCGAACGCGCTCGAGCGGAAGCGCGGTCGTTCGGATTAGCTGTGGAAGCCCGCCTCGACTGGCGACTCCTGACGGCGAGCCGATTCCCCTTCGACGACGGGCAGTTCGATGTCATTACCTGTCACGGAGGATTCCGCTTTCTGAATGCATCCCGATTTTTCCAGGAGGCGGCGCGCGTGCTCGCGCCGGGAGGGCGACTTGTCCTGAGCGAGCGCCTGCTGCGGGCGACGTCGTTCGATCCGTTGTTCCTGAAACTGCGCCGCCTAAGCTATCGCTACTTGTGGAGAAACATCGAGGAAGCCGAAGCCACCTTCCATACGGCCGATGATCTGGCCGAAATGGCTCAGGCCGCTGGCTTCCGCCAGATTTTCATTCGCGGCCTGGAGCGTCCCCGATGGGGACGTCTGCCGGTGCTCTCCATTGTTCGTGCTCTCAAGTAACGGCGCTCCCTGTGGGGGAAGGCCCTTCTCCTGAGTACGGCCCCGACGGTGTGCCGTCTTCACGCGGGAGGTCTCGGATGAAGAAGATCAAAATCCTCGGCGTGCCGATGGATCTGGGAGCCGACCGACGCGGTGTGGACATGGGTCCTTCGGCCATGCGCATTGCCGGTCTTCGGCCTCGACTGCACGCCCTCGGCTATGACGTAGAAGACCTGGGTAATATCTCCGTCGCTATCCCGGAAGTGTTGCGCGTGATTGATAAAAGGGCCAAATACCTGCCCGAAGTCGCTCACGTGAGCAGAGAGTTGGCGCAACGGGTTCGGACCATCGTCGCCGACGGAGCCATTCCGCTGGTCCTCGGAGGCGACCAATCCGTCTCCATCGGGACGATTGCCGGTGTCGCGTCTCATTACCGCCAGCGCGGCCAGCGTATCGGCGTCATCTGGTTCGACGCCCATGCCGATATGAACACGCCCGAGACGACACCATCGGGCAACATTCACGGTATGCCCTATGCGATCTCGCTCGGCATGGGACCGAGCGAACTGACCGAGATCGAGGGATTTTCGCCCAAGCTCGATCCCTCGGTGTGCACGCTCATCGGTCCCCGCAACATTGATCCGCTCGAACGCGAGAACGTGCGACGAAGCGGGATCAAAGTCTTCACCATGCGCGAGCTGGATGAGCTGGGGATGCGGGAAGTCATGCGCCAGGCCATCGAGATCGCCACGCGGGACACGGTGGGATTTCACGTCAGCGTGGATATGGACTTTTTCGATCCCACCTATGCTCCGGGCGTGGGCACGCCCGAACGGGGAGGGGCGACCTATCGGGAAGGTCACCTGGCGATGGAACTGATCGCCGACACGAAAAAGATCGTCTCCCTGGAGATCGTCGAAGTTAATCCCGTTCTCGATGAGCGCAACCGCACGGCGGAATTCGCCGTCGAATTGGTTCTGTCGGCATTCGGCAAGAGAATCCTTTAGCGGGCCCAAAGGGTCCCCTCGCCTCGCGCCGATCCCTGGCGGGCCGATTCGATCACTGCCGCGAAGGACCCGCTCACGGCCGCCGGATGGAGAACCTCTGGCTCAAGACGCTTGTGAGGTCATCCCTCCGCCAAGCCGCCGGAGTGTGACCGCGCCCGACGACCGACTCTCCGGGCGGGTGAGGCTCACGCCCGATTCTCGATTCCGTGCTATACTTGCCGATGGAGGCGGAAACAGATGAGAAAGCTCCGCGTGGCTGTGATCTTCGGTGGTCGGTCGGGCGAACACGAAGTCTCGCTTCGGTCGGCAGCGTCCATTATTCGGGCGATGGACAGAAACAAGTATGACATCATCCCCATCGCCATCACCAAAGAGGGACGATGGCTGTCGCCCGCCGAGTCCGAGAAACTGCTTCCTCAGGAAGTTCTCACGGCGCCAACGGATTCGGTGGCGCTCCTGGCCGATCCGGTGGAGCAGTCCCTCGTTCGCTTTGACGGCGAGTGCCGCATTCTCAAACGCGAACGGGTGGATGTCGTCTTCCCCGTCCTCCACGGCCCCTACGGGGAAGACGGAACGATCCAGGGATTATTCGAGATGGCCAACATCGCCTACGTCGGTTCGGGCGTGCTGGCCTCGGCCGTCGGCATGGATAAGCACGTCATGAAACGGCTCTTCCGCGAAGCCGGCCTTCCGGTCGTGCGGTTCATCGCCTTTCTCCGCACGGAGTGGGAGGAGAATCCCCGTCGTCTCTGCCGCCGCGTTCTGGACGAAATCGGCCTGCCCTGCTTCGTGAAACCGGCCAATCTGGGGTCATCAGTGGGAGTGACGAAGGTCAAGGCAAAAGATCATCTGGCTGAGGCGATTGATCTGGCCGCCGCGTATGACCGGAAGATCATGGTCGAGGAGGCGATCACCTGCCGGGAAATCGAAGTCAGCGTCCTGGGCAACGATCATCCCATCGCCAGTTTGCCCGGAGAAATTATTCCCGGCGCCGAATTTTATGATTACGCCGATAAGTATCTCAACGATGCCGCTCAACTCATCGTCCCGGCCCGACTCCCGCAGCGCGTGATTCGCCGCTTTCAGCAGCTTGCCATTCGTGCCTTTCAAACGATTGACGCCGCCGGGCTCGCCCGCGTGGATTTCTTCCTCGAACGGGGCACGAATCGAATCATCATCAACGAGATTAACACCATGCCGGGTTTCACCGAGATCAGCATGTATCCCAAGCTCTGGGAGGTCAGCGGCATTCCTTTTCCGCAGTTGGTGGATCGCCTCATCGAGCTGGCTCTGGAGCGTCACCGGGAGAAATCACGCTCTCGCACAAGCTACGAGCCGCCCCGGTGATTCTCATCCCTCAGGTTCCAAGCGTCCGCTTCTCCGTCGGCGATAGCCCGCGTAGATGAGGGCTCCGGGCACACTCGCCACCACCGTCACCAGCAGCCACACGAGCGACAGAAGCACACACGCTTCCGCGGGAACGCCCACCGAGGAGAAAAACACAAGGAACCCATATTCTCGCACGCCCAGACCGTAGAGCGTCACCGGAACCATGCTCAACACCGAAATGATGGGGACGAAGACGAGAAAATAGGTCAGGGGGACGGCGATCCCCAGAGCGCGAGCGGTGATCGAGGTCGCACCGATCAAAAGCAGATCAAAGAGAAGCGAGATGCCGACGGCGGCGGCGATCACGCGAGGGGACTGACGATAGGCCCGACACGCCTCGCTCCAGCGAGCGATGATCCGTGTGAGCGTCTGTGCGCCGATGCGGCGACTCTGACGTTCCATCCAGCGGTAGGTTGTCTCCCGAAAGAG contains:
- a CDS encoding class I SAM-dependent methyltransferase, translated to MDPTRLFLRFIEMAELRPGHTVMDVTFQGSLFALQLLRLVEPQGKVVCVAFTPDHLERARAEARSFGLAVEARLDWRLLTASRFPFDDGQFDVITCHGGFRFLNASRFFQEAARVLAPGGRLVLSERLLRATSFDPLFLKLRRLSYRYLWRNIEEAEATFHTADDLAEMAQAAGFRQIFIRGLERPRWGRLPVLSIVRALK
- a CDS encoding D-alanine--D-alanine ligase family protein, with amino-acid sequence MRKLRVAVIFGGRSGEHEVSLRSAASIIRAMDRNKYDIIPIAITKEGRWLSPAESEKLLPQEVLTAPTDSVALLADPVEQSLVRFDGECRILKRERVDVVFPVLHGPYGEDGTIQGLFEMANIAYVGSGVLASAVGMDKHVMKRLFREAGLPVVRFIAFLRTEWEENPRRLCRRVLDEIGLPCFVKPANLGSSVGVTKVKAKDHLAEAIDLAAAYDRKIMVEEAITCREIEVSVLGNDHPIASLPGEIIPGAEFYDYADKYLNDAAQLIVPARLPQRVIRRFQQLAIRAFQTIDAAGLARVDFFLERGTNRIIINEINTMPGFTEISMYPKLWEVSGIPFPQLVDRLIELALERHREKSRSRTSYEPPR
- the rocF gene encoding arginase, whose product is MKKIKILGVPMDLGADRRGVDMGPSAMRIAGLRPRLHALGYDVEDLGNISVAIPEVLRVIDKRAKYLPEVAHVSRELAQRVRTIVADGAIPLVLGGDQSVSIGTIAGVASHYRQRGQRIGVIWFDAHADMNTPETTPSGNIHGMPYAISLGMGPSELTEIEGFSPKLDPSVCTLIGPRNIDPLERENVRRSGIKVFTMRELDELGMREVMRQAIEIATRDTVGFHVSVDMDFFDPTYAPGVGTPERGGATYREGHLAMELIADTKKIVSLEIVEVNPVLDERNRTAEFAVELVLSAFGKRIL
- the asnS gene encoding asparagine--tRNA ligase, with protein sequence MTQVYIKDVGRYVNQEVTLKGWLYNLRSSGKILFPQIRDGSGIIQGVVVKSAVSPEVWEGFERLTQESSIIVRGRVREDKRAPGGYEIDVNDLQIVQIAEPYPLGKKDHGIDFLMDHRHLWLRSRRPHAVLKVRHEVIRAIRDFFDSNGFVLCDAPIFTPAACEGTTTLFEVNYFDEQKAYLTQSGQLYNEAACMAFGKVYCFGPTFRAERSKTRRHLTEFWMVEPEVAHATLEDMMQLGEQLILYILGRVLEANRAELAVLERDVSKLERIAPPFPRLTYEEAGRLLHQAGIPFEWGDDFGSPQETFLSQQFDRPVMIHRYPAAVKAFYMEPDPERPDLALCVDVLAPEGYGEIIGGGQRIASLELLEERLRQHQLPREAFEWYLDLRRFGSVPHAGFGMGIERVVAWICGLEHVREAIPFPRMLYRLRP